A single genomic interval of Anthonomus grandis grandis chromosome 17, icAntGran1.3, whole genome shotgun sequence harbors:
- the LOC126746457 gene encoding uncharacterized protein LOC126746457 yields the protein MSDDKKQIPPGGADPVVMDQLLENITSEVQTNDFVPLGGFGPQSNLNWAPQMPYYNSPYQEQPCRTGYSTMFQSVPLYPKEHYGSFNMRAPPLYTFPQQESLHAPPPHTQIFENLVGNWAVPNKSGTYSPFGNSDTFKQSLFEFHSEEQQPHEDLIFPDNDKFNFNKDLKKSRPLAEVKPMRPSYSDVLAKSVPLKSPKSEPKESKVKRDAKRKSDKNSRGGITLNRSNTNNEIKEIPSDKGLPKTDKKQTVKVSQLNRKWSSMDNLSAHKSEEPKKKREEAKNVGKSKSKAAKSVSYVAGEVSVASAKVEPVSSGKNLAAKKSKVSRQRPSDNNGAGDRSSSKRAYRTKRKEDQPALALAVEKIKSYTEEWWKVSTVFTRWLFHLISDVLSLSLHLGRDFLVVLWSNLLLGWSTFFASCEDLLRQWRVSAWLWEKIEGKFKKRSRKPKIEEEAKNFLNNGLDINISMPATGEEAMKRLLACKGKDPYSILGVTPKCTDDDIKKYYKRQAFLVHPDKNNQPGAEEAFKILVHAFDMIGTSERRATYDRGVAESAFVVQNFSQMAELLQQLQQKMEMNANTIRCSACGDRHKRVKVDRPSYAARNCKSCKIHHSAREGDIWAEGRYLNVLWRYYACMEGHVYDISEWAACQKQTLKHLKPDSHHVQYRIALGKQQQQQQNGGGTRKSGAKTEGRPDLENLLNSLYGAGGTEGGAAAKRRNKSRK from the exons ATGTCGGACGATAAGAAGCAAATACCCCCGGGGGGAGCTGATCCGGTGGTGATGGACCAACTGCTCGAAAACATCACCTCAGAGGTGCAAACCAACGATTTCGTGCCCCTGGGGGGCTTCGGGCCGCAGTCGAACCTCAACTGGGCCCCCCAGATGCCTTACTACAACTCACCTTATCAAGAGCAACCCTGCAGAACCGGCTACAGCACCATGTTTCAGTCGGTCCCTTTGTACCCCAAAGAGCACTATGGCAGCTTTAACATGAGGGCTCCCCCACTATACACGTTTCCCCAACAAGAGAGTTTGCATGCCCCTCCGCCCCACACGCAAATATTCGAGAATTTAGTGGGTAATTGGGCAGTGCCAAACAAGTCGGGTACATACAGTCCGTTTGGGAACAGTGACACCTTTAAGCAGAGCTTGTTTGAGTTTCACAGCGAAGAGCAGCAGCCCCACGAGGACTTGATATTTCCTGATAATGATAAGTTTAATTTCAATAAGGATTTGAAGAAATCGAGGCCCTTGGCAGAGGTGAAACCCATGCGTCCCAGTTACTCGGACGTTTTGGCCAAAAGTGTGCCACTGAAGTCACCGAAAAGCGAACCGAAAGAGTCCAAGGTAAAGAGGGATGCCAAAAGGAAATCCGACAAGAATAGTCGAGGCGGTATCACGCTAAACCGCAGCAACACCAATAACGAAATTAAGGAGATTCCCTCGGACAAGGGGCTTCCGAAAACCGATAAAAAACAGACAGTGAAAGTGAGCCAGTTGAACAGGAAATGGTCTTCCATGGACAATCTGTCGGCACATAAAAGTGAGGAACCGAAAAAGAAGAGGGAGGAGGcgaaaaatgtgggaaaaagcAAAAGTAAGGCAGCAAAAAGTGTCAGTTATGTGGCCGGAGAGGTTTCGGTGGCCTCGGCTAAAGTGGAACCGGTTAGTTCAGGGAAGAACTTGGCGGCTAAGAAAAGTAAGGTTAGTAGACAGCGGCCGAGTGATAATAATGGGGCGGGGGATAGATCTTCGTCTAAACGTGCATATAGAACAAAAAGGAAGGAGGATCAGCCTGCTTTAG CTTTAGCAGTGGAAAAGATCAAATCGTACACCGAGGAGTGGTGGAAGGTCTCCACCGTCTTCACTCGATGGCTGTTCCATTTGATCTCCGATGTGCTTAGCCTAAGTTTACATTTAGGGAGAGATTT TCTGGTAGTGTTGTGGTCGAACTTGTTGCTCGGTTGGAGCACATTCTTTGCTTCTTGCGAGGATCTTTTGAGGCAATGGCGCGTCTCCGCCTGGTTGTGGGAGAAAATCGAGGGCAAGTTTAAAAAGAGGAGCCGCAAACCGAAAATTGAGGAGGAAGcgaagaatttcttgaacaacgGTCTGGACATTAACATTAGTATGCCCGCCACCGGGGAGGAAGCTATGAAAAG GTTGTTGGCGTGCAAAGGAAAAGACCCTTATAGCATCCTGGGGGTGACCCCCAAATGTACCGACGACGATATTAAGAAGTACTACAAAAGACAAGCGTTCCTGGTGCATCCGGATAAAAATAACCAACCGGGGGCAGAGGAGGCCTTCAAGATACTCGTGCATGCTTTCGATATGATTGGTACATCGGAGAGGCGCGCCACCTACGATCGCG GGGTTGCCGAGTCCGCTTTCGTTGTCCAGAACTTCAGTCAGATGGCGGAACTGTTGCAGCAATTACAGCAAAAAATGGAGATGAACGCGAACACGATTAGGTGCAGCGCGTGCGGAGATCGGCACAAGAGGGTGAAGGTCGATAGGCCCAGTTATGCCGCGCGTAATTGTAAATCTTGTAAGATTCATCATTCTGCAAGAGAAG GCGACATCTGGGCGGAGGGGCGGTACCTGAACGTCCTGTGGCGGTACTACGCGTGCATGGAGGGTCACGTGTACGACATCAGCGAGTGGGCCGCGTGTCAAAAACAAACGCTGAAACATCTGAAACCGGACTCGCACCACGTGCAGTACCGGATCGCGTTGGGAAaacagcagcagcagcaacaaAATGGCGGAGGCACCAGGAAATCCGGTGCGAAGACGGAAGGGAGGCCCGACTTGGAGAATTTGTTGAACTCTTTGTACGGGGCGGGTGGTACTGAGGGTGGGGCGGCGGCCAAAAGGCGCAACAAGAGCAGGAAGTGA
- the LOC126746467 gene encoding DNA polymerase epsilon subunit 4, with protein MDTEELILPQEEALLGQETNEDISIESDPETLAQPQAELGHEKQSPGLKPVKHLKLQFARIKNMMKMDPDVELVQYDAVFLVAKATEMFIEYLAKETGKQLDVTKKKTITKHDVEVVIETLPQLCFLDGALE; from the exons ATGGATACCGAGGAGTTAATTTTGCCGCAAGAAGAGGCTCTGCTGGGGCAAGAAACAAACGAGGACATTTCTATAGAGAGTGACCCAGAGACTTTAGCGCAGCCCCAAGCAGAATTAGGTCATGAAAAACAGTCTCCCGGTCTAAAACCggtgaaacatttaaaattacagTTTGCACGTATTAAGAACATGATGAAAATGGACCCAGATGTCGAGCTGGTGCAGTACGATGCAGTGTTCCTAGTCGCTAAAGCCACT GAAATGTTTATAGAATACTTAGCAAAAGAGACTGGTAAACAATTAGATGTGACTAAGAAGAAAACCATTACTAAACATGATGTCGAGGTGGTTATCGAGACCTTGCCACAGCTGTGTTTCTTGGACGGGGCATTGGAATAA